From Bubalus bubalis isolate 160015118507 breed Murrah chromosome 17, NDDB_SH_1, whole genome shotgun sequence:
GTGGATGCAGGGAGAAGGGACCCGCACCTCCAGAAGTCACTAGAGTGGCCTCGAGCTGGAGCAGCTGTAGGGGAGGGCCTCCTGATGGGCACTGCGGCCGTCCAGGAACATGACTGCTCAGAGTGGGCCAGGGCACCCAGCTGATGCCCGCATGGTAGGGAGTGGCTCGGGGACTGAGTGGACAATGACCAGCCCAAGGCCCCACGGGGCTGCAGAGAACAAACCTGTCTGCACAGGCACACGGAAGGGCAGGTACAGCCTGGCTGGAGGGGGCCCTGAGGCTGTGGGGGAGACAGCCCAGGTGATGGCCCCCCTGAACGTCCTCTGCCTGCCCCCATCCTCCCTGACCCGGGCCTCTGGCTCTTTTCTAGCAGGCAAGTTGGAGGCCAAAGCAGCTCTGAACCAGGCCCTGGAGATGAAACGGCAGGGCAAGCGGCAGAAGGCCCACAAGCTCTTCCTGCACGCCCTCAAGATGGACCCGGGCTTTGTGGACGCGCTCAACGAGTTCGGCATCTTCTCGGAGGAGGACAAGGACATCATCCATGCGGACTACCTGTACACCCGCGCGCTGACCATCGCGCCCCACCATGAGAAGGCGCTGGTCAACCGCGACCGCACGCTGCCGCTGGTGGAGGAGATCGACCAGCGCTTCTTCAGCATCATCGACAGCAAAGTGAAGAAGGTCATGTCCATTCCCAAGGGCAACTCCGCGCTGCGCCGGGTGATGGAAGAGACATACTACCACCACATCTACCACACGGTGGCCATCGAGGGCAACACCCTCACGCTCTCAGAGATCAGGCACATCCTGGAGACGCGCTACGCGGTGCCGGGGAAGAGCCTGGAGGAGCAGAACGAGGTCATCGGCATGCACGCGGCCATGACATACGTGAACACGACGCTGCTGTCCCGCGTGGGCTCCGTCAGCATCGGCGACGTGTTGGAGATCCACCGGCGGGTGCTGGGCTACGTGGACCCCGTGGAGGCCGGCCGCTTCCGCACCACGCAGGTCCTGGTGGGCCACCACATTCCGCCCCACCCGCAGGAGGTGGAGAAGCAGATGCAGGAGTTTGTGCAGTGGCTCAACTCTGAGGACGCCATGAGCCTGCACCCGGTGGAGTTTGCGGCCCTGGCCCACTACAAGCTCGTCTACATCCACCCCTTCATTGACGGCAACGGCAGGACCTCGCGCCTGCTCATGAACCTCATCCTCATGCAGGCGGGCTACCCGCCCATCACCATCCGCAAGGAGCAGCGGTCCGAGTACTACCACGTGCTGGAGGTCGCCAACGAGGGCGATGTAAGGCCCTTCATCCGCTTCATCGCCAAGTGCACGGAGACCACCCTGGACACCCTGCTCTTCGCCACCACGGAGTACCCGGTGGCACTGCCAGAGGCCAGACCCAACCACTCTGGGTTCAAGGAGACGCTGCCGGTGAAGCCCTAACACTATAAATCCCTCCTTGGTGGCAAGGGATGTCccagtggagggaaaaaaaactcCACATTTCTAGAAACCTAGTCATCTCCTAGAGCAGGAGGAGATGGGtaagaaactgaaaacattctTTACCTCCAAATGTctctttaaagaagaaaactaaattaTTAAGCCTTGCCCCCAAGATACCTTA
This genomic window contains:
- the FICD gene encoding protein adenylyltransferase FICD isoform X1 is translated as MTLMSMASVMAVTEPKWVSVWGRFLWAMLLSMVLGSLLALLLPLGTVEEHCLTVLKGFYLLRSKLERAQPAVTKSTRPSTELSLTSRGAALLAVKTKASPAGKLEAKAALNQALEMKRQGKRQKAHKLFLHALKMDPGFVDALNEFGIFSEEDKDIIHADYLYTRALTIAPHHEKALVNRDRTLPLVEEIDQRFFSIIDSKVKKVMSIPKGNSALRRVMEETYYHHIYHTVAIEGNTLTLSEIRHILETRYAVPGKSLEEQNEVIGMHAAMTYVNTTLLSRVGSVSIGDVLEIHRRVLGYVDPVEAGRFRTTQVLVGHHIPPHPQEVEKQMQEFVQWLNSEDAMSLHPVEFAALAHYKLVYIHPFIDGNGRTSRLLMNLILMQAGYPPITIRKEQRSEYYHVLEVANEGDVRPFIRFIAKCTETTLDTLLFATTEYPVALPEARPNHSGFKETLPVKP
- the FICD gene encoding protein adenylyltransferase FICD isoform X2 encodes the protein MTLMSMASVMAVTEPKWVSVWGRFLWAMLLSMVLGSLLALLLPLGTVEEHCLTVLKGFYLLRSKLERAQPAVTKSTRPSTELSLTSRGAALLAVKTKASPGKLEAKAALNQALEMKRQGKRQKAHKLFLHALKMDPGFVDALNEFGIFSEEDKDIIHADYLYTRALTIAPHHEKALVNRDRTLPLVEEIDQRFFSIIDSKVKKVMSIPKGNSALRRVMEETYYHHIYHTVAIEGNTLTLSEIRHILETRYAVPGKSLEEQNEVIGMHAAMTYVNTTLLSRVGSVSIGDVLEIHRRVLGYVDPVEAGRFRTTQVLVGHHIPPHPQEVEKQMQEFVQWLNSEDAMSLHPVEFAALAHYKLVYIHPFIDGNGRTSRLLMNLILMQAGYPPITIRKEQRSEYYHVLEVANEGDVRPFIRFIAKCTETTLDTLLFATTEYPVALPEARPNHSGFKETLPVKP